A window of the Tripterygium wilfordii isolate XIE 37 chromosome 12, ASM1340144v1, whole genome shotgun sequence genome harbors these coding sequences:
- the LOC120010943 gene encoding uncharacterized protein LOC120010943 isoform X1: MLINGTGTALTHRTTTYAVSGLISCKNNRKLSSSCSLSVKATGFFAAAAVLLASAAGAMEAPEEAETLANIPQTLSGECASVKDCKKERIQRPKSRKAESCTIKCVTTCIRGGEGSPGEGPLNIRRPLVVFKQGFRSRHYCLVECSDICNLIGDGDDGP; this comes from the exons ATGCTAATTAATGGCACAGGTACAGCTCTTACTCACAGAACCACAACATACGCTGTTTCTGGTCTCATCAGTTGCAAGAACAATAGAAAACTCAGCAGTAGCTGCAGCCTGAGTGTTAAGGCAACAGGGTTTTTTGCAGCAGCTGCAGTGCTTTTAGCCTCGGCAGCAGGTGCTATGGAAGCACCCGAAGAAGCAGAAACGCTAGCCAACATACCACAAACGCTCTCCGGTGAATGTGCATCGGTGAAGGATTGCAAGAAGGAGAGAATCCAAAGGCCAAAGTCAAGGAAAGCAGAGTCTTGCACAATTAAATGTGTCACTACTTGCATTAGAGGTGGAGAAGGCTCACCCGGTGAAGGTCCTCTTAACATCAGAAG GCCTCTGGTGGTTTTCAAGCAAGGATTCCGAAGCCGTCATTATTG TTTGGTGGAGTGTTCAGATATCTGTAATTTGATTGGAGATGGAGATGATGGACcttaa
- the LOC120010943 gene encoding uncharacterized protein LOC120010943 isoform X2: MLINGTGFFAAAAVLLASAAGAMEAPEEAETLANIPQTLSGECASVKDCKKERIQRPKSRKAESCTIKCVTTCIRGGEGSPGEGPLNIRRPLVVFKQGFRSRHYCLVECSDICNLIGDGDDGP, from the exons ATGCTAATTAATGGCACAG GGTTTTTTGCAGCAGCTGCAGTGCTTTTAGCCTCGGCAGCAGGTGCTATGGAAGCACCCGAAGAAGCAGAAACGCTAGCCAACATACCACAAACGCTCTCCGGTGAATGTGCATCGGTGAAGGATTGCAAGAAGGAGAGAATCCAAAGGCCAAAGTCAAGGAAAGCAGAGTCTTGCACAATTAAATGTGTCACTACTTGCATTAGAGGTGGAGAAGGCTCACCCGGTGAAGGTCCTCTTAACATCAGAAG GCCTCTGGTGGTTTTCAAGCAAGGATTCCGAAGCCGTCATTATTG TTTGGTGGAGTGTTCAGATATCTGTAATTTGATTGGAGATGGAGATGATGGACcttaa
- the LOC120010943 gene encoding uncharacterized protein LOC120010943 isoform X3 has translation MLINGTAAAVLLASAAGAMEAPEEAETLANIPQTLSGECASVKDCKKERIQRPKSRKAESCTIKCVTTCIRGGEGSPGEGPLNIRRPLVVFKQGFRSRHYCLVECSDICNLIGDGDDGP, from the exons ATGCTAATTAATGGCACAG CAGCTGCAGTGCTTTTAGCCTCGGCAGCAGGTGCTATGGAAGCACCCGAAGAAGCAGAAACGCTAGCCAACATACCACAAACGCTCTCCGGTGAATGTGCATCGGTGAAGGATTGCAAGAAGGAGAGAATCCAAAGGCCAAAGTCAAGGAAAGCAGAGTCTTGCACAATTAAATGTGTCACTACTTGCATTAGAGGTGGAGAAGGCTCACCCGGTGAAGGTCCTCTTAACATCAGAAG GCCTCTGGTGGTTTTCAAGCAAGGATTCCGAAGCCGTCATTATTG TTTGGTGGAGTGTTCAGATATCTGTAATTTGATTGGAGATGGAGATGATGGACcttaa
- the LOC120011265 gene encoding coniferyl alcohol acyltransferase encodes MVACGEGKVFKVTVTKKEMVAAVLPLQEHWLPLSNLDLLLPPVNVSVFFCYKKPITSLTMSYGAMVGVLKKALAQTLVSYYAFAGELVSNSVGEPEILCNNNGVEFVEAFADVELQNLNLYNPDDTIEGKLVPKKERGVLAVQATELKCGGLVVGLTFDHRIADAYSANMFLVSWAEMARSKPISTLPSFRRSTLNPRRPSLNIDSSIDDMYVPVSTIPPPPEHSTIAAGDHLVSRIYYMKAHDLDGLQSLASSNCCKRTKLESFSALLWKIVAKSCTKTNPQNMVSKMGIVVDGRSRLSQDNVNKAKTMSNYFGNVVSIPYGGIKVDDLIGKPLDWVADEVHEFLGNAITKEHFLDLIDWVEAKRPESAVAKIYVGDKNDGPTFVVSSGQRFPVSEIDFGWGKPYFGSYHFPWGGSAGYVMPMPSPTRNGDWVVYMHLTKGQLELVEAEASHVFRPLSYDYLNN; translated from the exons ATGGTTGCCTGCGGAGAAGGAAAAGTGTTCAAGGTGACGgtgacgaagaaggagatggtGGCAGCAGTGTTACCATTGCAAGAGCATTGGCTGCCACTCTCAAACCTTGATTTGCTTCTCCCCCCAGTTAATGTGAGTGTTTTCTTCTGCTACAAGAAACCGATTACTTCTCTTACGATGAGTTATGGTGCCATGGTTGGTGTTCTCAAGAAAGCCTTGGCTCAAACTCTTGTGTCGTACTACGCGTTCGCCGGTGAGCTTGTCTCGAACTCTGTTGGAGAGCCTGAGATTCTCTGCAACAACAATGGCGTTGAATTCGTCGAAGCTTTTGCTGATGTTGAGCTTCAAAATCTTAATCTTTATAACCCGGATGACACCATTGAAGGAAAATTAGTCCCCAAGAAGGAGCGCGGCGTGCTTGCCGTCCAG GCTACAGAATTGAAATGTGGAGGTCTAGTGGTGGGACTCACATTTGATCATCGCATAGCCGATGCGTATTCTGCTAACATGTTCTTGGTGTCATGGGCGGAGATGGCTCGGTCTAAACCAATATCTACATTACCATCGTTCAGACGATCAACTCTTAACCCTCGACGTCCTTCTTTAAACATTGACTCATCAATTGATGACATGTACGTTCCAGTCTCAACAATTCCACCTCCCCCGGAGCACTCTACAATTGCAGCTGGCGATCATCTGGTGAGCCGGATATACTACATGAAAGCCCACGATCTAGACGGGCTCCAATCGCTCGCCAGCTCCAATTGTTGCAAAAGGACTAAGCTTGAGTCTTTCAGTGCATTATTGTGGAAAATTGTTGCCAAATCTTGTACCAAAACCAATCCCCAAAATATGGTTTCAAAAATGGGGATAGTTGTGGATGGTAGGAGCAGATTAAGCCAAGATAATGTCAATAAGGCTAAAACAATGTCCAACTACTTTGGGAATGTGGTCTCAATTCCCTATggaggcatcaaagttgatgatTTGATCGGAAAACCATTGGATTGGGTGGCCGATGAAGTCCATGAGTTCTTGGGAAATGCCATCACAAAGGAACATTTCTTGGACCTGATTGATTGGGTAGAGGCAAAACGTCCTGAATCGGCCGTGGCTAAAATATATGTTGGTGACAAAAATGATGGACCGACATTTGTCGTCTCCTCGGGCCAAAGATTCCCGGTATCCGAGATCGATTTCGGGTGGGGCAAACCCTATTTTGGATCGTACCATTTTCCGTGGGGTGGCAGCGCCGGGTATGTGATGCCGATGCCAAGTCCGACCAGGAATGGTGACTGGGTGGTGTACATGCACCTTACTAAAGGGCAGCTGGAGTTGGTTGAGGCTGAGGCTTCTCATGTGTTCAGGCCATTGAGTTATGATTATCTTAATAATTAA